Sequence from the Leptospiraceae bacterium genome:
GCAAGTAGAATGCACGATAAGGCATGCAATGAAATTGAAAAATGGTATAATTGAATCCATAAACAAATCAAATAAAGTTTAGGAAAATATTAAATGAGTAAAAAAATTTTAGTCACAGGTGCAACAGGCGCATTAGGTTACCTTATGTGTAATACTCTTGTAAAAAATAAACATCAAGTTGTTGGTACTACTCGCTCTGCTACAGGCAATAGAAAAGATTTAGTTCAAGAACTTCAATCAAATGGAGTTCAAGTTATAGAAATGGATATTACAAATGAAAAAAGTGTGAACCAAGGAATCGATGCAGCAGCTGAATTAATGGGTGGGTTGGATGTTGTAATTAATAATGCTGGAATCGGAATGATAGGCATACAAGAATTTTTCACTGTGGAAGATATGCAAAAAGTTTTTGATGTGAATGTATTTGGACATAAAGAGTTATGAGAGCAGCCTTGCCCCATCTCAGGAAACAAAAACAAAGCACAATCATTCATATCTCAAGTGGAATAGGTAGACTAACGTTTCCATTCTACAGTGCTTATTGTGCTTCAAAATATGCACTCGAAGCGATCGCAGAAGGTTATAGAGCAGAATTAGTTGGATTTAATATTGAGTCCTGCATCATTGAACCAGGGGCTATGCCAACCGAGTTTCTAGATACAATGTTACAATTAAAACCAAAAGACGATGATAGAAACCAAGCCTATGGAGAAATGGTTCATATACCCGAACAAGCGATGAAAGGTCTTCAGGAAGCTCTAAAGAGTAACCCAAATCAAAACCCACAAAAAGTAGCTGATTCGATTGTAGAACTTTTGGAAATGCCTTTTGGAAAAAAACCTTTTAGAACAGTTGTTGATTATACTTTCTTAAAAGAACCGGTTGATGCATACAATAAACTTTTACATGAAATTACTCGAAACCTTTACGCGGCTAACGGCATGGAAGGAATGTTAAGTTTAAATCAATAATTCAATTCTAATTTCTATAATTCTGTATTACTTGTTGTAGAAGATTTTTTAGTTCTAAGTAGACCATGCAAAAAATACGCCTTCGTCCTACCGCGATGCCCCCAAACTTTTTCGTATGGAAAAAATTTGAAGTCACAGGACATTGCTAGTAGTTGTTGGCTCGGAGACATGACTTTGAAACTTAGGAGGGCGACCCAAGCACTTTCGAGTTTAAAAGTCATGTCGGATACGCTTAACGTTGTGCGGTATTGAATATAAACTATATGGAGAAAGAATTTGAAATTATTGATAGTTATAGGATTAACCTTATTTTCTTTTTGCAAGCCTTCGGATAAAGAATTGGAAAAAGAAAATTATGCAAATGTAAATTCATCTGAAATTGCTTATGATTCAAATGAAATTCTTTTCGTAAATGCAAAAGGAGGTTTGCGATTAAGAAGTGAACCTTCAACTAAAAGTAATGTAGTTAATCTTATTCCTAGAAAATAAAATATACGCTGAAGATATTCACGAATTACTAACGTATAGTAAAAATAATTTTAAAAAAGACTTATTAGAGTATGTTAAGAAATAATGAATAAATACCGCATAGCAAAGAGTAGCCGCTAAGAAAGTGAACTATGTTTGGATGCTGTTCACTCTCTTGCTCCAGCTTAGTTGTGTAAGTGAAATTTTGTAGTATATTTGTCAGACTCACGCAAGTCCAGTGCCTTCCATTAGATAAAAAGGATGATTATCGTAGACTTTGAAAAAGCTTTTAACAATTAGCTTTACATATAAAACAAACAATTACATTTGATTCGGGGATAATGGTTTTCTAGAATTATATATGAACTGGGAATACGCTTCACAAATTGGACGAATTGTAGCAGCATCGCATATATTGCTGGTTGCTCTATTATTTATTTTTCGAACCCGGGCCTGGGAACGTATTTGTGCGATCTTTCTTGGTCTGGGTGGAGCCACATTTTTGGTTTTTCCTTTGTGGTACCAACCCCAAACACCCAGGTACATTTTATTGCCATTGGTTCTATTACAAAGTGGTGCCAGTTTTTGGTTCTGGCTTTTTACTTTGTTCCAGATGCGGGAAAATTTCCACCCGAATTGGCGCCATTGGACCTTACTAGTTACGAAATTCCTTCCTCACGATAGTATGGGCTGCCGAAAAACGCGATATACTACTCCCCCATCCCCGGATCAGCAACCCATCTGGGAGAGCTTTGCTTCCAGCTTTGATGACTATTGGTTTTTGCAATAGCAGCCATCGTGGAAGCCTCACGACGTTACGAGGATGATCTGCTAGAAAGCAGACGAGGTATGCGAAGACTTATGATTTTTTGGGGAGGGTGCGATTGCGACTATTGTTGGTATAACTCTCATTCTACGTATCCGGTCTTGAATGAGATCGGTAACTGGCTTATCATCGGTCTGTCGCTTTGCACCTGTAAGTTTGCACTTTTGATGCCCAGAGTTCGATGGAACAGGAAGCGAGTGAAATGATCCTGAGCCATTCCATAGCCCAGAATTAAAACAACTTGCAGACCGTATCGAATCCCTTTTTACAGAAGGTTATTACAAAACCGAAGATCTAACTGTTTCAATGCGCGAAACACCTCAGAGAACACGAATACAAAGTTCGTCGTGCGATCAATGGAGTGTTAGGCTATCGCAATTTTAATGCCTTCTTGAATCACTCCTGTTCTCGAAGCGAAGCGGCGACTTTTAGAAGAACCCGATCTTCCCATACTTCGCCTCATGGACTGGGCTATCGTTCCCTAGCAGTCTTCAACAAAGCTTTTAAAAAACAACAGCCGCACACCCACAATTGTCGTAAAAAAACTGACTGATTCGAAATCCGTCAGCAATTTCGTTATCAATAGGAATCTCTTGCGAATCTGGTTTTATAGTGGGCTCATCCTTAAAACTGATTGGAGGTTCTTATGGAAACTATTCTCTCAAACCAACCCACAAATATTAAAAACCTTTTTCATGGATTTGTGGATCTGTTTTTGGACGTTTAAAATCCCGAGGATAAATTTATTTACTAATATTAGGAGAATATACTATGAACAAATTTTTCATCCATTGATTTTACTTTTTCTTTTTTTTCATCCCTTTGCTATCCATCAGTTCGGATTGCAAAATAGAACAGGATAAGTTTTGTAAAGAAATTTCAAATCCCAAAGCAAAGGTAATCCAATGTTTAGCAGAGCATAAAGATGATTTGTCTGATGTATGTAAGTCGCAATCTTAAAAACCTATTCTGAAAAAAATGCAACAAAATATGAAGGTTGGGTGCAAAGTTGATGTTGACTCTTTTGTAAATGGGTTCTACCGGGAGGGGGAAGAATTCTGGAAATGTTTATTTAAAATGAAACCTCTTTCCGATTCCTGCAAAAAGTATTAAAACGAATAAGCAATAGGGAGAATGATATGAAAGAAACCAATATTCATAATTACAATTGGGATTTCGGATGAACTGTTATTGGTTGTTTTCGTTATACCAATTTACTAAAACGATTAGAGATTCAACTGGACTTCACAGGCCAAAGGTATATGGTGCCCGGAAGGGAAAGCCTTAATCATTAGCTACCAGTCATGACATTCTTTGGTGATACCGAAAAAGACCGGTGTTTTCGGTTCGGAAATGACTGCTCCGTATTACGAATTTTGATGGTCGTATGTCAGTAGATATTGCTAGTATTAAAGGAGGAGAAGGTCCTGATAGACCCCTTATCTTTCCATAGATTTGTTAGTATCAGACTAGTGACGAAAAGATACCTGAAAGATCCTGTCTTTAAAAATAAAGTAATCAACTCATTGCGCATTGAAGAGATTGACTTCACAAAATACGATATTATTTTTTTTGGCTGAGGTTGGGAGTCGCCTATGATCTCCTTTGTCTCCCGAGGAACTGGGTCGCAAGATTACAGAAGCCTACAAAGCAGGAAAATAATAGGCGGTGCTTGTCACATTCCAGCCGGATTATTACGGCAAAGGATGAAATTGGCTTCCTCCGGTTCAAGGACGAAAGATTACTGCTGTTATAGATAAATAGAAGAAAGAACTAAAATCAACATCACACCACAACATCCTGAACGCGTAGCTTAGAGCAAAGAAGGAGTCAATTTTGAATCTCTCTCCGCTTTTCGTGATATATTTGAAACCATATCAGTATCGATGACCGGATTATAACCAAACAAAATCAAAATGATGGTATTCAAGTAGCTAATCAGATGATGAAAGTTTCCGGGATGGGGAACAAGGCAAGGAGAAAAGATACTTACAAATCACAAAGGGAGTTTTTTTGCGAGTATTATCAGGAATAGTTGGTTCGATTTTTTCATCTTCGGATTGGGATTTTTAATCCCTACTGAAATCTTTGCAAGAGAAGCTCCTCTCCATAGAAACTCAGCAATGGGAATCAATCCTCTAAGAGCAGATTTTAGCGCATTGTTTTTAGAATGAGTTTTTTCTCTCTAATCGGTGTTCTATCCTGTATTGACAATTGTTCTTCGTTCCCATTATTTTTTGATTATTTTGATCAAGGAATGGATGATAAGTTTTCCATTGAAGATTTACCAGTAGTAATGACAGAGCACTAGTGGGTGAAATATTTTTTAAGCGTATTCACATGCTAACCTACGTTTTTATTAAAACCTGATTCAAAAGAAATGATTTATCCAACTGGAAAAACATTTCGTTACCGTTTAATGGCAGCAAATTTTGGAATGATTTACTGTTTGTTTGTATTTCTTTGGCAATGCAGAAAAAAATTGGATTAGGATTATGGGACAGATATGTCCAAAAGATGATGCAACAAAATCTCATCGGCGACTTA
This genomic interval carries:
- a CDS encoding SDR family NAD(P)-dependent oxidoreductase, which produces MRAALPHLRKQKQSTIIHISSGIGRLTFPFYSAYCASKYALEAIAEGYRAELVGFNIESCIIEPGAMPTEFLDTMLQLKPKDDDRNQAYGEMVHIPEQAMKGLQEALKSNPNQNPQKVADSIVELLEMPFGKKPFRTVVDYTFLKEPVDAYNKLLHEITRNLYAANGMEGMLSLNQ
- a CDS encoding SDR family NAD(P)-dependent oxidoreductase; its protein translation is MSKKILVTGATGALGYLMCNTLVKNKHQVVGTTRSATGNRKDLVQELQSNGVQVIEMDITNEKSVNQGIDAAAELMGGLDVVINNAGIGMIGIQEFFTVEDMQKVFDVNVFGHKEL